The Mauremys reevesii isolate NIE-2019 linkage group 1, ASM1616193v1, whole genome shotgun sequence genome has a segment encoding these proteins:
- the LOC120377882 gene encoding olfactory receptor 52K1-like codes for MPDSNTTYFTNPSTFILLGIPGLEAAHVWISIPFCAVYTIAVLGNFTILFIVKREPSLHEPMFYFLCMLAVTDLVMSTSTIPKMLSIFWFNSREISFSACLTQMYFLNCFSTMESGILVAMAFDRYMAICNPLRYLTTLTNSAVAKIGLAVVLHSGILSLPYPFLVRRYPYCRTNIIPHFYCEHMAVVKLACADIRINSYYGLFDLFSVIGVDVFFIAVSYTLILRAIFRLPTKDARLKTFGTCISHLSAISALYIPDLVSSLIQRFGHNVPLHFLILITSVYQLVPPMIHPIIYGVRTKQIRGRLLHLFTHKGA; via the coding sequence ATGCCAGATTCTAACACAACttacttcaccaacccctccaccttcatcctgttgGGAATTCCTGGCCTAGAggcagcccatgtctggatctccattccCTTCTGTGCTGTGTACACCATAGCCgtgttggggaacttcaccatcctgttcattgtgaagagggagccgagcctccatgagcccatgttctatttcctctgcatgctggctgtcaccgacctggtcatgtccacatccaccatacccaaaatgctgagcatcttctggttcaattccagggagatcagtttcagtgcctgcctcacccagatgtacttcctTAACTGCTTCTCAACgatggagtctggaatcctcgtggccatggcttttgatcgctacatGGCAATCTGCAATCCTCTGAGATATTTAACGACCCTGACAAACTCTGCTGTGGCCAAGATAGGCCTGGCTGTGGTGCTGCATAGTGGCATACTCTCAttaccctatcccttcctggtGAGGCGGTacccatattgcagaaccaatatCATCCCCCACTTCTATTGTGAGCATATggccgtggtgaagctggcctgcgctgaCATCCGTATCAATAGTTACTATGGGCTGTTTGATCTTTTCTCTGTGATCGGagtggatgtgttttttatcgccgtgtcctatactctgatcctccgggccatcttccgcctccccacaaaggatgcccggctcaaaacttttgggacctgcatctctcatctttcTGCCATCTCAGCTTTGTACATCCCAGATTTAGTCTCCTCTCTCATTCAAcggtttggccacaatgtgccaCTTCATTTCCTCATTCTTATTACCAGTGTGTACCAGCTGGTGCCCCCCATGATACACCCCATCAtttatggggtgaggaccaagCAGATCCGGGGCAGGCTGCTCCACCTCTTTACTCATAAGGGGGCCTAA